A stretch of Paenibacillus mucilaginosus 3016 DNA encodes these proteins:
- the noc gene encoding nucleoid occlusion protein: MKEHISKLFGFVEKASSADEVKHVPVNDIVPSPYQPRTIFDDERIDELCQTIKTHGFIQPIVVRIRNNKYELIAGERRWRAGKKLGYETIPAIIRDFNDSQAASIALIENLQREGLTAIEEAIAYQQLIDMHSLTQESLAQRLGKSQSTIANKIRLLQLSDPVKQALMDRKITERHARALLSLDQEELQLKVLEDIITKELNVKQTEARIAFFKEAAKVKNKSKRVSYSKDVRLALNTIRQSVDMVTSSGLPINTTEQDHEDHYEIVIRIPKR; encoded by the coding sequence ATGAAGGAACACATTTCAAAGCTGTTTGGATTTGTTGAAAAAGCATCGTCTGCGGACGAAGTAAAACATGTTCCTGTCAATGACATCGTTCCTAGTCCCTATCAGCCTCGAACGATCTTTGACGATGAGCGGATTGACGAACTGTGCCAAACGATTAAAACGCATGGCTTCATTCAGCCTATTGTTGTTCGCATTCGAAATAATAAATATGAACTGATTGCTGGCGAACGAAGATGGAGAGCGGGGAAGAAACTCGGTTACGAGACGATCCCTGCTATTATTCGTGACTTCAATGATTCTCAGGCAGCCTCCATCGCCTTGATCGAGAATCTGCAGCGTGAAGGCTTGACGGCGATCGAAGAAGCTATCGCTTATCAGCAGTTGATTGATATGCACAGCCTTACGCAGGAGAGTTTGGCCCAGCGGCTGGGAAAAAGCCAATCCACGATTGCCAATAAAATTCGTCTTCTTCAGCTGAGCGACCCAGTAAAACAAGCCTTGATGGACCGCAAAATCACGGAGCGTCATGCCCGTGCGCTGCTCTCCTTGGATCAAGAGGAGCTTCAATTAAAAGTTCTTGAAGATATCATCACCAAGGAATTGAATGTCAAGCAGACGGAAGCCCGCATAGCCTTCTTCAAAGAAGCAGCCAAGGTTAAAAATAAATCAAAGAGAGTTTCATATTCGAAGGATGTCCGACTGGCGCTCAATACGATCCGCCAATCGGTAGATATGGTCACCTCTTCCGGTCTTCCAATTAATACGACGGAACAGGATCATGAGGATCATTACGAGATTGTAATTCGAATACCAAAACGATAG
- a CDS encoding ParB/RepB/Spo0J family partition protein, whose translation MSKRPLGKGLDALLPALSINEDDKVVEIPLAQLRANPYQPRRNFNDETIQELADSIKEHGVIQPIIVRSVLKGYEIIAGERRFRASQKCGMATVPAVIKKFTDQQVMEIALIENVQREDLNAMEIAIAYQALIDQFSLTQEELSVKVGKSRSHIANFLRLLQLPEEVKNYVSRGTLSMGHAKAIAGLKDKKLMKALADTAIKEQWSVRELEEEVKKLEEKSDSKKAKQKAKRKDPYINELEETLRETYRTTVKIRHGSSNKGKIELLYYSKDDLDRLLELLQGKTS comes from the coding sequence GTGAGTAAAAGACCTCTTGGAAAAGGATTGGATGCACTATTGCCTGCCCTCAGTATTAACGAAGATGATAAGGTTGTTGAGATTCCACTCGCGCAGCTTCGAGCGAATCCATATCAGCCGCGTCGTAATTTTAACGACGAGACAATCCAGGAACTGGCGGACTCGATCAAAGAACACGGCGTGATTCAGCCGATTATCGTGCGCAGCGTTCTTAAAGGATATGAGATTATTGCCGGCGAACGTCGCTTCCGTGCTTCCCAAAAATGCGGAATGGCAACCGTGCCTGCTGTAATTAAAAAGTTCACCGATCAGCAGGTGATGGAAATTGCCTTGATTGAAAATGTACAGCGTGAAGATTTAAACGCCATGGAAATTGCGATTGCATACCAGGCTTTGATCGATCAGTTCTCCCTTACCCAAGAGGAACTGTCTGTTAAAGTGGGGAAGAGCCGTTCCCATATCGCGAACTTTCTGAGACTGCTTCAGCTGCCGGAAGAAGTCAAAAACTATGTTTCACGTGGAACACTATCCATGGGACATGCGAAGGCGATTGCCGGGTTGAAGGATAAAAAGCTCATGAAGGCATTAGCCGATACGGCCATTAAGGAACAATGGAGTGTCCGGGAGCTTGAAGAGGAAGTGAAAAAGCTCGAAGAAAAATCGGACTCCAAAAAAGCGAAGCAAAAGGCAAAGCGCAAGGATCCGTATATCAACGAGCTGGAAGAAACGCTGCGTGAGACGTACCGAACGACCGTAAAGATCAGACATGGCAGCAGCAATAAAGGCAAGATCGAGCTGCTCTACTATTCCAAAGATGACTTGGATCGACTGCTGGAACTGCTGCAAGGTAAAACGTCCTAG
- a CDS encoding ParA family protein, translated as MSKIIAITNQKGGVGKTTTSVNLGASLASLGKKVLLVDIDPQGNTTSGIGVNKADVAYCIYDVLINDIHPKDAMCNTAIENLKIIPATIQLAGAEIELVPTISREVRLKKALQLVKPMFDYILIDCPPSLGILTVNSLTAADSVIIPIQCEYYALEGLSQLLNTVRLVQKHLNTHLQIEGVLLTMFDARTNLGMQVIEEVKKYFQQKVYQTIIPRNVRLSEAPSHGQSIITYDPRSKGAEVYMELAKEVIAL; from the coding sequence TTGTCCAAAATAATTGCCATAACGAATCAAAAAGGCGGAGTGGGAAAAACAACCACTTCGGTCAATCTCGGCGCATCCTTAGCATCGTTGGGGAAAAAAGTGCTCCTCGTGGACATCGATCCTCAGGGAAATACGACGAGCGGCATCGGAGTCAACAAGGCGGACGTGGCTTACTGCATCTATGATGTTCTCATCAATGATATCCATCCGAAGGATGCCATGTGTAATACGGCCATTGAGAATCTCAAGATCATACCGGCTACGATTCAACTGGCCGGGGCGGAGATTGAATTGGTACCGACCATCTCCCGTGAAGTTCGCCTCAAGAAAGCACTCCAGCTCGTTAAGCCGATGTTCGATTATATTCTCATCGACTGTCCTCCTTCACTCGGTATTCTGACCGTTAATTCACTTACAGCGGCGGATTCCGTCATTATCCCGATTCAATGCGAGTACTACGCCCTTGAAGGCTTAAGCCAGCTGTTGAATACGGTACGCTTGGTGCAGAAGCATCTGAACACCCACCTTCAGATTGAAGGCGTACTGCTTACCATGTTCGATGCGAGAACGAATCTGGGAATGCAGGTCATTGAAGAAGTGAAAAAATATTTTCAGCAAAAAGTGTATCAAACCATTATTCCGCGCAATGTCCGTTTGAGCGAAGCACCAAGCCATGGTCAATCCATTATTACTTATGATCCGCGTTCCAAAGGGGCAGAAGTGTATATGGAGCTTGCAAAGGAAGTGATCGCACTGTGA
- the rsmG gene encoding 16S rRNA (guanine(527)-N(7))-methyltransferase RsmG produces MDAVQQQFVEMLEPHGIALNEHQLSQFEIYYKELVDWNERMNLTGITERDQVYLKHFFDSLSLAFYVPVDDHAALADIGSGAGFPSIPLIIAFPHLQVTIVDSLNKRIQFLNHLTMALGLSNVTCVHGRAEDVARGAAHRDSYDLVTARAVARLAVLNEFCLPFTSVDGLFVAMKGQDIGDELKEAGRSLQELHAKVVETHRFILPIEESVRHLVITKKIDSTPAKYPRKAGLPMKEPLLS; encoded by the coding sequence ATGGACGCTGTACAGCAACAATTCGTAGAGATGCTGGAACCGCACGGCATTGCATTGAATGAACACCAGCTTAGCCAGTTCGAGATATACTACAAAGAGCTTGTCGATTGGAACGAGCGGATGAATCTCACCGGAATTACCGAGAGAGATCAGGTTTATTTGAAGCATTTCTTCGACTCGCTCTCTCTGGCTTTTTATGTGCCGGTGGATGATCATGCCGCCTTGGCGGATATCGGCTCCGGGGCAGGCTTCCCAAGCATTCCTCTGATAATCGCATTCCCGCACCTGCAGGTTACGATTGTAGATTCACTGAACAAGCGGATCCAGTTCTTGAACCATTTGACGATGGCGCTTGGTTTGTCGAATGTTACATGTGTTCACGGCCGGGCGGAGGATGTGGCTCGGGGAGCAGCTCACCGGGACAGCTATGATCTTGTCACCGCAAGAGCTGTGGCACGTCTAGCCGTTCTTAATGAATTCTGCCTCCCGTTCACCTCCGTTGACGGACTCTTTGTTGCCATGAAAGGCCAGGACATTGGAGATGAACTGAAGGAAGCCGGACGCAGCCTTCAAGAACTGCACGCTAAAGTAGTAGAGACACACCGATTTATTCTTCCTATTGAAGAATCGGTCAGGCACTTGGTTATAACCAAGAAGATTGACTCTACTCCTGCCAAGTATCCCCGCAAAGCCGGACTTCCTATGAAAGAACCGCTGCTGTCCTAG